The Aedes aegypti strain LVP_AGWG chromosome 3, AaegL5.0 Primary Assembly, whole genome shotgun sequence genome contains a region encoding:
- the LOC110678311 gene encoding uncharacterized protein LOC110678311: MDVRDVLYQTIRVEVDIVNLFEYAEENRRNWVEGNQIFKNNHVVIEGVTKLEGDQIHVFCSCLRGSNPSEPPRQDNIVTSTLFKNWSIHCSCPAGNHRCKHKFACLLFIHTTKVLEVLTATDVKQRWGKVAKVQAENLYTSIPLSGLCIQRSKAAGSEISDELSKELFKMFIAELPESALAKSFKGRNVIVRSKDQSQEQHQGVLPFEGWICLRGIQNIREMYQLKKAIRKSRSTCSYTWRTFLEYQILPQDGNTMLNL; encoded by the exons ATGGACGTGAGG GATGTGCTTTACCAAACTATTCGTGTGGAAGTAGACATCGTCAATTTGTTCGAATATGCGGAAGAAAATCGGAGAAATTGGGTAGAAGGcaaccaaattttcaagaacaatcATGTCGTCATAGAAGGAGTTACGAAGTTAGAAGGTGATCAGATTCATGTCTTCTGTAGTTGCCTCCGTGGATCCAACCCTTCAGAGCCTCCAAGGCAGGATAACATAGTAACCTCAACTCTGTTTAAGAATTGGTCAATTCACTGCTCCTGTCCTGCTGGAAACCATCGTTGTAAACATAAATTTGCATGTTTGCTATTCATTCATAC AACCAAAGTCCTGGAAGTATTAACAGCCACTGATGTTAAACAACGATGGGGCAAAGTGGCGAAAGTGCAAGCAGAAAACCTCTACACTTCAATACCTCTTTCCGGATTGTGTATCCAGCGATCTAAAGCTGCAGGGAGCGAAATATCCGATGAACTAAGCaaagaattatttaaaatgttCATAGCAG AACTGCCTGAAAGTGCACTTGCCAAATCATTCAAAGGACGAAATGTAATAGTGAGAAGTAAAGATCAAAGCCAGGAGCAGCATCAGGGAGTCTTGCCGTTTGAAGGATGGATCTGCCTACGTGGAATCCAAAACATTCGAGAGATGTACCAGTTGAAGAAAGCTATTCGGAAGAGCAGGAGCACGTGCAGTTATACCTGGCGAACCTTTTTGGAATACCAAATATTACCACAAGATGGAAATACTATGCTGAACCTCTGA